The following proteins are encoded in a genomic region of Synechococcus sp. ROS8604:
- a CDS encoding DNA topoisomerase (ATP-hydrolyzing) subunit A — MAEERVQSIALYHEMQRSYLEYAMSVIVGRALPDVRDGLKPVQRRILFAMHELGLTPDRPYRKCARVVGDVLGKYHPHGDQAVYDALVRLVQTFSSRHPLLDGHGNFGSVDDDPPAAMRYTETRLARISHEGLLDEIGDDTVDFASNFDGSQQEPTVLPAQLPFLLLNGCSGIAVGMATSIPPHNLGEVVDGLIALVKNPDLSEDDVFKLIPGPDFPTGGEVLLGSGVRETYLRGRGSIPMRGVAHIEEVHPGKGKHRRNAVVVTELPYQLSKAGWIEKLAEHVNDGKIGGIADIRDESDREGMRVVVELRRDADPETVLTDLQRRTSLQSNFGAILLALVDGRPQQLTLRQLLQTFLDYRELTIIRRTTHALRKTEDRLEVVEGLTTALASLQEVIAMIQEARDAAKARASLMVHFDLSERQADAVLAMPLRRLTGLEQESLRKEADDLRQERQRLTLLLENRDQLLDALIQELRQLKKRFATPRRTRLVEGGDHLLAERAASQRPNAELQRRQALDALPSESRLLIQDDGQVKIISPQLLGRLHLNDPAPMGDEPSPALISLPIQPPPRLLAVTVSGRVALVRWEFAGQQQGTLERFLPTALEGDVVVSLLPLPNPEDLSANETKSLGLLTSDGRFKRLPLKDIQELSGRAATVLKLKEGVSLKAALICQDGADVAVISDIGRILRLQAGEANLPLMGKLAQGPITMRLLPGEQLVTAIAGHAERPTTILLASQTGRLHWLDLTTIRPCKRGDLGEIGWELNCESNNGGERIAAACLADSLIGVVTSNGRHGRLKVHEQDQLTLKDNESILRLVPLIS; from the coding sequence ATGGCCGAGGAGCGCGTTCAATCGATCGCCCTGTATCACGAGATGCAGCGCTCATACCTCGAATACGCGATGAGCGTGATCGTGGGCAGAGCCCTCCCGGATGTGCGTGATGGACTGAAACCCGTCCAACGCAGAATTCTGTTTGCGATGCATGAATTGGGGCTCACCCCCGATCGTCCCTATCGCAAATGTGCCCGTGTCGTCGGGGACGTGCTTGGTAAGTACCACCCGCATGGGGATCAAGCCGTTTATGACGCCCTTGTGCGCTTGGTCCAAACCTTTTCCAGCCGTCATCCATTGCTTGATGGTCACGGAAACTTTGGCTCGGTGGATGACGATCCACCAGCAGCCATGCGCTATACAGAAACCCGGCTAGCGCGGATCTCCCACGAAGGGTTATTGGATGAAATCGGCGACGACACCGTCGATTTTGCCTCCAATTTTGATGGATCCCAACAGGAGCCCACAGTTCTCCCTGCCCAGCTTCCGTTTTTACTGCTCAATGGCTGCTCGGGCATCGCTGTTGGCATGGCCACCAGCATTCCCCCCCACAACCTCGGCGAGGTGGTGGACGGTCTCATTGCCCTCGTTAAAAACCCCGATCTAAGCGAAGACGATGTCTTTAAGCTGATCCCTGGGCCCGATTTCCCCACAGGCGGAGAAGTGCTTCTTGGAAGCGGCGTCCGCGAAACCTACTTAAGAGGCCGGGGCAGCATTCCCATGCGCGGCGTGGCCCATATCGAGGAAGTGCATCCCGGCAAAGGAAAGCATCGGCGGAACGCTGTGGTCGTGACCGAGCTCCCTTATCAACTCAGCAAGGCCGGCTGGATCGAAAAACTAGCTGAACACGTCAACGACGGAAAGATTGGTGGCATTGCCGATATCCGTGATGAAAGCGACCGGGAAGGGATGCGCGTGGTGGTGGAACTCCGCCGTGATGCCGATCCAGAAACCGTGCTGACTGACTTGCAAAGGCGCACGTCACTGCAAAGCAACTTTGGCGCGATCCTGCTCGCCCTCGTCGATGGCCGACCGCAGCAACTGACGCTCCGGCAGCTTCTCCAAACCTTCCTGGATTACCGAGAGCTCACGATCATTCGGCGTACCACCCATGCGCTCCGTAAAACGGAAGATCGGCTGGAAGTGGTGGAGGGCCTGACCACGGCCCTCGCCTCACTGCAAGAAGTGATTGCGATGATCCAAGAAGCCAGAGATGCGGCCAAAGCTCGGGCCAGCTTGATGGTGCATTTCGATCTGAGCGAACGGCAGGCTGATGCCGTGCTGGCCATGCCCTTGCGCAGGCTCACAGGCTTGGAACAGGAAAGCCTGCGCAAGGAAGCGGATGATCTGCGCCAAGAAAGACAGCGACTCACCCTGCTGCTGGAAAATCGTGACCAATTGCTGGATGCTCTGATCCAGGAACTGCGCCAGCTCAAAAAACGCTTTGCAACGCCAAGGCGCACCCGGCTGGTGGAGGGTGGTGACCATCTGCTTGCCGAGCGGGCCGCCAGTCAACGGCCCAATGCCGAACTACAGAGGCGCCAAGCCCTGGATGCCCTTCCGAGCGAATCCAGGTTGCTGATTCAAGACGACGGTCAAGTGAAAATCATCAGTCCACAGCTGCTGGGACGCCTGCATCTCAACGATCCAGCTCCGATGGGGGATGAACCCTCTCCAGCTCTCATCAGCCTGCCCATCCAGCCTCCGCCACGACTTTTGGCTGTGACGGTGAGCGGTCGTGTAGCGCTTGTGCGCTGGGAATTTGCAGGACAGCAACAAGGAACCCTTGAGCGATTCCTCCCTACAGCCCTTGAAGGTGATGTGGTGGTGTCCCTACTGCCCTTACCCAATCCAGAGGATCTCAGTGCCAATGAGACGAAATCGCTTGGGTTATTAACCAGTGATGGCCGGTTCAAACGGCTTCCGCTCAAGGACATCCAGGAATTGTCGGGTCGAGCCGCGACCGTTTTAAAACTGAAAGAAGGGGTGAGCCTGAAAGCGGCCTTGATCTGTCAAGACGGCGCTGATGTCGCCGTCATCAGCGATATCGGCAGGATTCTTCGTCTGCAAGCAGGGGAAGCCAATCTGCCGTTGATGGGCAAGTTGGCCCAAGGACCGATCACCATGCGTTTGCTCCCTGGCGAACAGCTGGTCACCGCAATCGCGGGGCATGCTGAACGACCAACAACCATCCTTCTGGCGAGTCAAACAGGGCGTCTCCACTGGTTGGACCTCACGACCATCCGCCCCTGCAAACGGGGCGATCTCGGTGAAATTGGCTGGGAACTGAATTGCGAGTCCAACAACGGGGGCGAGCGCATTGCAGCAGCTTGCCTCGCCGATTCCCTGATTGGTGTGGTGACATCCAACGGTCGCCACGGACGCCTGAAGGTGCACGAGCAAGATCAGCTCACGCTGAAAGACAACGAATCCATCCTGCGATTGGTACCCCTAATCAGCTGA
- the ftsY gene encoding signal recognition particle-docking protein FtsY has translation MVYDWFNRGSVPPETPVDPPVDPEVHPDQSSESQPADVQLAEPQSSEPEDDSLEWARQAYARLKAQKAEAAEAAKTAQIDSTSEQNVVVPPVMEPPAVMPTAVVAPPEVASPEASPSPASETSSVELPEPPAETVEPAQQAPVVESAVVPAPTPTAPTSPAPTATPPAPTATPPAPALSFLEQAAAQRDQRQQELEQPAEPDPVPVVPVAAQAAPTIDQDEPSLGDFDDAFTWSAEVLAAQGRSAEQVTLEEIDWLGRLRQGLEKTRQGFVTGLLENLGDDPLTPEVLDDLESLLLRADAGVQATDQVLDALRQRMNEQVVDPSEGIRFLKEQLRDLLDEPMKASAVDLLAPQRDRLNVWLLVGVNGVGKTTTLGKLANLAVRSGYSALIAAADTFRAAAVQQVQVWGDRSDVPVVANPSANADPAAVVFDAIGAARSKGTDLVLVDTAGRLQTKHNLMEELEKIRRVVDRLAPEAHVESLLVLDASQGQNGLKQAMAFARAAGLTGVVITKLDGTARGGVALAVASEAKLPIRFIGAGEGIRDLRPFNSFEFVEALLASR, from the coding sequence ATGGTCTACGACTGGTTTAATCGCGGATCCGTTCCTCCTGAAACCCCAGTGGACCCTCCAGTGGATCCAGAGGTTCACCCCGATCAGTCTTCTGAGTCGCAACCAGCAGACGTGCAGTTGGCTGAACCCCAATCGTCTGAGCCGGAAGACGATTCTCTTGAATGGGCCCGCCAGGCCTATGCCCGTTTAAAAGCTCAGAAAGCTGAGGCTGCTGAGGCCGCCAAGACAGCCCAGATCGATTCGACGTCGGAACAGAACGTGGTGGTTCCTCCTGTGATGGAGCCTCCAGCGGTGATGCCAACAGCTGTTGTCGCTCCTCCAGAAGTTGCTTCTCCAGAAGCCTCTCCTTCTCCTGCCAGCGAAACTTCTTCGGTTGAGCTCCCGGAGCCTCCTGCTGAGACGGTCGAGCCGGCACAACAGGCCCCGGTGGTGGAGTCTGCTGTTGTTCCCGCGCCGACTCCGACCGCACCTACGTCTCCTGCCCCAACTGCTACGCCACCTGCCCCAACTGCTACGCCACCTGCCCCGGCGTTGTCTTTCCTTGAACAGGCAGCTGCCCAGCGGGATCAGCGTCAGCAAGAGCTCGAGCAACCTGCTGAGCCAGACCCTGTTCCGGTTGTTCCAGTCGCAGCCCAAGCGGCGCCGACGATTGATCAGGATGAACCCAGCCTTGGAGACTTTGACGATGCCTTCACCTGGTCGGCTGAAGTTTTAGCGGCCCAAGGGCGTAGTGCGGAACAGGTCACCCTCGAGGAGATCGACTGGTTAGGGCGACTTCGCCAAGGCCTGGAGAAGACCCGCCAAGGCTTTGTTACCGGTCTGCTGGAAAACCTGGGCGACGATCCGTTGACCCCAGAGGTGCTCGACGACCTTGAATCGCTTTTGTTGAGGGCTGATGCGGGGGTTCAGGCCACGGATCAGGTGCTGGATGCCCTACGGCAGCGGATGAACGAACAGGTCGTTGATCCCAGCGAAGGCATTCGCTTTCTGAAGGAACAGCTCCGCGACCTGCTTGATGAGCCGATGAAGGCGAGTGCTGTTGACCTCCTCGCTCCTCAACGGGATCGCCTGAATGTTTGGCTTTTGGTTGGAGTGAATGGCGTTGGTAAAACCACCACCCTCGGCAAGCTCGCCAATCTTGCTGTTCGCAGTGGGTATTCCGCCTTAATCGCAGCGGCCGATACCTTTCGTGCCGCAGCTGTTCAGCAAGTTCAGGTTTGGGGGGATCGCAGTGATGTGCCAGTTGTGGCCAATCCTTCAGCGAATGCGGATCCTGCAGCGGTGGTGTTTGATGCGATCGGTGCCGCCCGTTCCAAGGGCACTGATTTGGTTCTGGTGGACACGGCCGGTCGCCTGCAGACCAAGCACAACTTGATGGAGGAGCTGGAAAAGATCCGTCGTGTGGTGGATCGTCTTGCTCCCGAAGCCCATGTGGAATCGTTGTTGGTGCTCGATGCCAGTCAGGGCCAGAACGGCTTGAAGCAGGCGATGGCCTTTGCCCGTGCTGCTGGGCTCACAGGGGTGGTGATTACCAAGCTCGATGGCACAGCCAGAGGCGGTGTGGCGCTGGCTGTTGCTTCAGAAGCAAAGCTGCCGATTCGCTTTATTGGCGCTGGTGAGGGGATTCGCGATCTTCGTCCTTTCAATAGTTTTGAATTTGTGGAGGCCCTATTGGCATCGCGTTGA
- the nusB gene encoding transcription antitermination factor NusB, with amino-acid sequence MQSQSLSRELALLVLGQCPERVDHPPDLSLDTLLQKALDSLMQHWTEVLDCCAGDLEKAQQHLLESELKDGPSSDQSSVRASLQLSLTGAEQVLNGLSASLELPRLLALSNQDQVRREAMQRVTFVLKKRKAIDQLLDGVMEGWRLTRLPRIDRDILRLAVIDLSELNTPAAVACNEAVELAHRFSDEQGRKMINGVLRRLQNAPSLVLS; translated from the coding sequence ATGCAGTCCCAATCCCTGTCCCGTGAACTAGCGCTGCTGGTGCTCGGTCAATGCCCTGAGCGGGTGGATCATCCCCCTGATCTCTCCCTGGACACCTTGCTCCAAAAGGCCCTCGATAGCTTGATGCAGCACTGGACTGAAGTCCTGGATTGTTGTGCTGGAGATCTGGAAAAAGCTCAGCAACACTTGCTCGAAAGTGAACTAAAAGATGGCCCCTCCTCCGATCAGAGTTCGGTTCGTGCGTCGTTGCAGTTGTCCCTTACGGGGGCCGAACAAGTTCTGAATGGTCTTTCAGCCAGTCTTGAGTTGCCCCGTTTGTTGGCCCTATCCAATCAAGACCAGGTGCGTCGCGAGGCCATGCAACGCGTGACGTTTGTGCTGAAAAAACGCAAAGCGATTGATCAGTTGCTGGATGGTGTGATGGAGGGCTGGCGCCTCACCCGGCTACCGCGCATTGATCGCGATATTTTGCGCTTGGCTGTGATTGATCTTTCAGAACTCAATACTCCCGCGGCTGTGGCTTGCAACGAAGCTGTTGAATTAGCCCATCGCTTCAGTGACGAGCAAGGCCGAAAGATGATCAATGGTGTGCTGCGTCGTCTGCAGAACGCCCCCTCACTGGTGTTGTCTTGA
- a CDS encoding HpsJ family protein: protein MSASPSGSQSLRLSFVLRWLGITLVALLALQMAVLLSAADWADGVFKQLLIERLVNQAPMGLIGLLLMLLGSRLDQPETARPPIRWFVCVISGLLAILMIVVVPVSISGNQNLSGESNQTLEQQKGQLEMARQQSANPENVKMLGNQLTQAGQLPADASEEDRVKAAQAFIDKQLAQMEQQIKQGERQRNLAVNQRRFGGTLSAVILAVAFVLLALGAVI, encoded by the coding sequence GTGTCCGCATCCCCATCGGGTTCTCAATCCTTACGACTGTCGTTTGTTCTGAGGTGGTTGGGCATCACTCTGGTTGCGCTGCTGGCATTGCAGATGGCCGTGCTGCTGAGTGCAGCTGATTGGGCTGATGGAGTTTTTAAGCAACTGCTCATTGAGCGCTTAGTCAATCAAGCTCCCATGGGGCTGATCGGCCTCTTGCTTATGCTTTTGGGATCGCGCCTTGACCAACCGGAGACAGCAAGACCTCCCATTCGTTGGTTCGTTTGTGTGATTTCAGGGCTGTTGGCGATTTTGATGATCGTGGTTGTTCCCGTTTCGATCTCAGGCAATCAGAACCTCTCGGGTGAATCGAATCAAACGCTTGAGCAGCAAAAGGGTCAGTTGGAGATGGCTCGTCAGCAATCGGCGAATCCTGAGAACGTAAAAATGCTGGGTAACCAGCTCACTCAGGCAGGACAGTTGCCTGCTGATGCCAGTGAGGAAGACAGGGTCAAAGCTGCTCAGGCTTTCATCGATAAGCAGCTGGCGCAGATGGAACAGCAGATCAAGCAGGGGGAACGTCAGCGCAACCTTGCTGTGAATCAGCGTCGTTTCGGCGGCACTTTGAGCGCGGTGATTCTTGCCGTTGCCTTTGTGCTCTTGGCTCTAGGGGCCGTGATCTGA
- a CDS encoding tetratricopeptide repeat protein — MGSHRRSSQSFNKAWVLAALMSTIGLCSAEPAKALIPYVFTPSTQELEGAGIGIGRTAAQLLRLGQPKEAARLAALAVRLQPNDERLWSVLAEAQLRSEQLDDAAGSLARAKSLNPTNAGLWFAEASLALRDNRPDDAIPLLDRGLSLDPKNATAYFDLGNARVMQSDQKRALKAFERATSIKPSFWEALNNQSLVLFEMGNTKEAIRRWRSVLKINANPEPMLALAAALNKVRPGDEESLKLAQRALAESPNYVLPGHQKKQLWGLKLRRATAELFNNPSLQNAVERAEANADPKSAN, encoded by the coding sequence ATGGGATCCCATCGGCGTTCAAGCCAATCGTTCAACAAAGCGTGGGTGTTAGCCGCCCTGATGAGCACGATCGGTCTGTGCAGCGCTGAACCCGCGAAAGCCCTCATCCCCTATGTGTTCACGCCCAGCACCCAAGAGTTAGAAGGGGCTGGGATCGGCATCGGTCGCACTGCAGCGCAGTTGCTAAGGCTGGGACAACCCAAAGAAGCCGCCCGCTTAGCCGCCTTAGCGGTGCGTTTACAGCCCAACGACGAACGGCTTTGGTCTGTTCTGGCAGAAGCGCAACTGCGGAGCGAACAACTCGACGACGCAGCTGGATCCCTGGCACGGGCGAAATCACTCAACCCAACCAACGCGGGACTTTGGTTCGCAGAAGCATCCTTAGCGCTGCGAGACAACCGTCCGGACGACGCGATCCCCCTGTTGGATCGCGGTCTCAGTCTGGATCCAAAAAACGCAACGGCCTACTTCGATCTTGGCAACGCCAGGGTGATGCAATCCGATCAAAAGCGGGCCCTGAAGGCTTTTGAGCGCGCCACGTCGATTAAACCCAGTTTCTGGGAAGCCTTAAACAACCAAAGTCTGGTGTTGTTTGAAATGGGAAACACCAAGGAAGCGATTCGACGCTGGCGTTCCGTTTTAAAGATCAATGCCAACCCAGAGCCCATGTTGGCCTTGGCTGCCGCATTAAACAAAGTGAGGCCTGGAGATGAGGAATCCTTGAAGCTCGCTCAAAGAGCTCTTGCCGAATCTCCGAATTACGTTTTACCAGGCCACCAAAAAAAACAACTATGGGGCCTGAAATTACGCCGAGCCACGGCTGAACTTTTCAACAATCCCAGCCTTCAAAACGCCGTCGAACGGGCCGAGGCGAATGCAGATCCCAAAAGCGCCAACTAA
- the queG gene encoding tRNA epoxyqueuosine(34) reductase QueG translates to MTSSTGQSQLSAALKERARLEGFDPVGIACLPGSSRLQMRTAALQRWLDAGFQAEMGWMAAPRRLDARTLLDGARSLLAVGLNYYVSESRQPNSLAIARYAWGRDYHRVVNQRLRRIGRWLESQRPESRWRVCVDAEPLLDKAWAEEAGLGWIGKHSNVIHPQRGSWMVIGHLLSTEDLVADQPAEPRCGRCRACMDACPTDAIREPFVVDSRRCIAYHTIENRDEQLPDLIKAGMGPWVAGCDICQDVCPFNQTELPTNQDPEVQPRPWVLDLSAAQVKQWDPATWDQKLRGSALRRIKPWMWRRNAASAKSLDPPTVSSSEIR, encoded by the coding sequence GTGACGTCCTCCACTGGACAATCCCAACTCAGTGCGGCTCTCAAGGAGCGTGCCCGCCTGGAAGGATTCGATCCTGTTGGGATCGCATGTTTACCGGGAAGTTCAAGGCTGCAGATGCGGACAGCAGCATTACAGCGCTGGCTTGACGCTGGTTTTCAAGCGGAAATGGGCTGGATGGCTGCTCCGCGCAGGCTCGACGCCAGAACACTTCTGGATGGAGCTCGGAGCTTGCTGGCCGTTGGGCTGAATTACTACGTCTCCGAATCACGCCAACCAAACAGCCTTGCCATCGCTCGCTATGCATGGGGCCGCGACTATCACCGCGTCGTCAACCAAAGGCTGCGCCGCATTGGTCGCTGGCTTGAATCACAAAGACCCGAATCGCGCTGGCGGGTTTGCGTGGATGCCGAACCCCTCTTGGATAAGGCCTGGGCAGAAGAGGCTGGTTTGGGATGGATTGGCAAACACAGCAACGTGATTCATCCACAACGGGGGTCTTGGATGGTGATCGGCCACCTCCTCAGCACCGAAGATTTAGTGGCGGATCAACCGGCAGAGCCTCGCTGCGGCCGTTGCAGAGCGTGCATGGACGCGTGCCCCACCGACGCCATCCGGGAACCGTTCGTGGTCGATTCACGGCGCTGCATCGCATATCACACAATCGAAAACCGAGACGAACAGCTTCCCGACTTGATTAAGGCTGGGATGGGTCCATGGGTGGCTGGCTGTGATATTTGCCAGGACGTCTGTCCGTTTAACCAAACGGAGCTCCCAACGAATCAGGATCCCGAGGTGCAGCCGCGTCCCTGGGTGTTGGATCTGAGCGCTGCCCAGGTGAAGCAGTGGGATCCTGCGACCTGGGACCAGAAGCTGCGCGGGTCCGCACTTAGGCGCATCAAACCTTGGATGTGGCGCCGCAATGCCGCCTCAGCAAAGTCATTAGATCCACCTACTGTGTCTTCATCTGAGATTCGGTGA
- a CDS encoding DUF502 domain-containing protein: MVQSNTRPDLPLSARLQQDLKNDLIAGLLVVIPLATTIWLATTVSRFVLAFLTSIPKQFNPFITLNPLLQDLINLALGLTVPLFAILLIGLMARNIVGRWLLEFGEETLQRIPLAGSVYKTLKQLLATFLRDNSQRFRRVVLVEYPREGLYSVGFVTGVVGPSLQAELKEPLLSVFIPTAPNPTTGWYTLVPETSVKDLDISVEDAFRTIISAGIVNPDEREAPVNRSFSSLISQLRGSVSPSSSTTGA, translated from the coding sequence TTGGTGCAGTCCAATACAAGACCTGACCTGCCGCTTAGCGCCAGGCTTCAGCAAGATCTGAAAAACGATTTAATCGCTGGGTTGTTGGTGGTCATTCCACTGGCAACCACGATTTGGTTGGCCACCACGGTCAGTCGTTTTGTTCTGGCTTTTCTTACCTCGATTCCCAAACAGTTCAACCCGTTCATCACCCTTAATCCTCTTCTCCAGGATTTGATCAACCTGGCGCTGGGATTGACGGTGCCACTCTTCGCGATTCTGCTGATCGGTTTGATGGCGAGGAACATCGTCGGTCGCTGGTTGCTGGAGTTTGGCGAGGAAACCCTGCAACGCATTCCTCTTGCTGGCTCGGTTTACAAAACCTTGAAACAGCTGCTCGCCACGTTTTTGAGAGATAACTCTCAGCGTTTTCGGCGTGTGGTCTTAGTGGAATATCCCCGCGAGGGCCTTTACAGCGTGGGTTTTGTGACCGGCGTGGTGGGACCTTCCCTCCAAGCTGAGCTCAAGGAACCCCTTCTCAGTGTGTTCATCCCCACAGCACCAAACCCCACAACGGGCTGGTACACCTTGGTTCCCGAAACATCTGTCAAAGATCTGGACATTTCCGTGGAAGATGCGTTCCGAACGATCATTTCCGCTGGCATTGTGAATCCTGATGAGCGTGAAGCTCCTGTGAATCGAAGTTTCTCCAGCCTGATTTCTCAGCTGAGGGGTTCTGTCTCACCGTCGTCGTCCACCACTGGAGCCTGA